The following proteins come from a genomic window of Campylobacter concisus:
- a CDS encoding NADH-quinone oxidoreductase subunit J, producing the protein MYESFAFYLFSALVLASFSFSVFCKNALNAVSALAAGMVFISAIFFLLGAEFLGVVQIIVYTGAVVVLYAFAMMFFDSSKECEPKSSKKAKITIYFLSSFIALLLIFIFLAPIYGAKFDGLSPITSELGNIEAVGILLFSKYLLAFEMCAIMLLVAMVAGIILIHKDMNAQSSLEEML; encoded by the coding sequence ATGTATGAGAGCTTTGCATTTTATCTTTTTAGCGCCTTGGTTTTAGCTAGTTTTTCTTTTAGTGTATTTTGTAAAAACGCACTAAATGCAGTCTCTGCGCTAGCTGCTGGCATGGTTTTTATCTCGGCTATATTTTTCTTACTTGGAGCAGAATTTCTAGGCGTAGTGCAGATCATCGTATACACAGGTGCTGTGGTCGTTTTATATGCATTTGCGATGATGTTTTTTGATAGCAGTAAAGAGTGCGAGCCAAAAAGTAGCAAAAAAGCAAAGATCACTATCTATTTTTTAAGTAGCTTTATAGCGCTTCTTTTGATATTTATATTTTTAGCTCCTATTTATGGTGCAAAATTTGATGGATTAAGTCCCATTACTAGCGAGCTTGGCAACATCGAAGCGGTTGGAATTTTGCTCTTTAGCAAGTATCTGCTAGCCTTTGAGATGTGCGCCATCATGTTACTTGTGGCGATGGTGGCTGGCATCATCTTGATACATAAAGATATGAACGCGCAAAGCAGCCTTGAGGAGATGCTATGA
- a CDS encoding NADH-quinone oxidoreductase subunit M, translated as MLSVIIFFPAISAILGFLIENKSIKFYGASIALIELLLTLFICFNVDFKGYYFVLTHQVPLIPSLNISYFVGIDTISLVLIVLSAFMSFISIAALSDDGNLKHLVISVLFLESTMMGVFSALDMILFYSFWELSLIPLLYIIGAFGSKNRIYAAIKFFIYTFLGSVFMLVAIIFIGYLCYQKSGVFSFNLLDWYKLGIGQNAQIWLFLAFFFAFGVKTPLFPFHTWLPYAHGQAPTIGSVLLASVLLKMGTYGFVRFSLPLFPDASLLLSGFVCIIAIIMIIYAALVAYAQSDMKQVIAYSSISHMGVIMLGIFSLNLIGLGGSIFLMISHGIVSGALFLLVGVIYERAHTKEICEFGGLAKVMPKYALIFFIATLASIGLPLTIGFVGEFLSLLGVFKLNKLFALLGGFSIIVGAVYMLVLYKRVFFGECKEKNLSLKDLNFKELAALVPLCLLIIILGIAPNLILKPLEPSMQNIINKMQTRALDSDTKDKISSLNGGSKL; from the coding sequence ATGCTAAGTGTCATCATATTTTTCCCAGCAATAAGCGCAATACTTGGCTTTTTGATAGAAAATAAAAGCATAAAATTTTATGGAGCAAGCATCGCTTTAATCGAGCTTTTGCTAACGCTTTTTATTTGTTTTAATGTTGATTTTAAAGGCTACTACTTTGTTTTAACGCATCAAGTCCCACTCATACCGAGCCTAAATATCAGCTATTTTGTGGGCATCGACACCATCTCTCTTGTGCTTATAGTCCTTAGCGCATTTATGAGTTTCATCTCTATCGCAGCCCTTAGCGATGATGGAAATTTAAAGCACCTTGTTATTAGCGTGCTATTTTTAGAGAGCACGATGATGGGCGTCTTTAGCGCGCTTGATATGATCTTGTTTTATAGCTTTTGGGAGCTTAGTCTCATACCGCTTCTTTATATCATCGGCGCATTTGGTAGCAAAAATAGAATTTACGCTGCGATTAAATTTTTCATCTACACATTTTTAGGCTCTGTCTTTATGCTAGTAGCGATAATTTTTATCGGCTATCTGTGCTATCAAAAAAGCGGCGTCTTTAGCTTTAACTTGCTTGATTGGTACAAGCTTGGTATTGGTCAAAATGCTCAAATTTGGCTATTTTTAGCATTTTTCTTTGCTTTTGGCGTGAAAACTCCGCTATTTCCATTTCACACGTGGCTACCTTACGCGCACGGACAGGCTCCGACTATCGGCTCTGTGCTACTTGCTAGCGTACTTTTAAAGATGGGCACTTACGGCTTTGTGAGATTTTCGCTCCCACTTTTTCCAGATGCGAGCCTGCTTTTAAGCGGCTTTGTCTGCATTATAGCCATCATCATGATCATCTACGCAGCCCTTGTTGCCTATGCGCAAAGCGATATGAAGCAAGTGATCGCTTATAGCTCCATTTCACACATGGGTGTCATCATGCTTGGCATCTTTTCACTAAATTTAATAGGCCTTGGCGGCTCAATATTTTTAATGATAAGCCACGGCATCGTTAGTGGCGCGCTATTTTTGTTAGTTGGCGTAATCTATGAGAGGGCTCACACAAAAGAAATTTGCGAATTTGGCGGCCTTGCCAAGGTGATGCCAAAGTATGCGCTTATATTTTTTATAGCAACGCTTGCAAGTATCGGCCTGCCACTAACGATTGGCTTTGTGGGCGAGTTTTTGAGTCTACTTGGCGTATTTAAGCTAAACAAGCTCTTTGCGCTACTTGGTGGCTTTAGCATCATCGTGGGCGCTGTTTATATGCTAGTGCTTTATAAGAGGGTCTTTTTTGGCGAGTGCAAGGAGAAAAATTTAAGTCTAAAAGATCTAAATTTTAAAGAGTTAGCCGCTCTTGTGCCACTTTGCTTGCTCATAATCATTCTTGGCATCGCACCAAATTTGATCCTAAAGCCACTTGAGCCAAGCATGCAAAATATAATAAATAAAATGCAAACTAGAGCGTTAGATAGCGACACAAAGGATAAAATTTCATCTTTAAATGGTGGGAGCAAACTATGA
- the nuoL gene encoding NADH-quinone oxidoreductase subunit L: protein MTLFCISLFFPLLSFIVSGLFSHSSKNFLLGIFCSLLMIISTTASLMLTASLGIDEPLNLSLKEFINFGGLGLNFGFYLDAISLVMLSTVGVVASIVHIYSVGYMKDDASFNRFFSYLGLFVFCMNVLVSSDNFIGLFIGWEGVGLCSWLLIGFWYKKPSANVAANEAFIMNRVADLAMLIGIFYIFYSFGSLKFSEVFNARSDFSGLNLGIIATLLFIGAMGKSAQFPFHTWLANAMEGPTPVSALIHAATMVTAGVYLVIRANFIFINAPEMSHFIAYLGTFVAIFAASIALVHNDLKKIIAYSTLSQLGYMFVAAGLGAYKIALFHLVTHAFFKSLLFLCAGNVMHAMNDELNIKKMGGLYKFMKPTALLSIIASCALAGFYPFAGFFSKDKILEVAFSENKFLWIILLFGAVLTAFYSFRLVMLVFFTKPKSEKHVHEAKNYMLAGMGVLGILSVISGFFWSNFSEFLEKSLKDFPLNLSHGSEIFLLVLTLSLVLASAGFAIFAYKREIFKENICESRAYKILQNAYFIPKFYEKFFINGYAFISQICKKFDEIIIDRSVDLVAMVLNKFAYLANKMQSGDLSIMLRFMVAGFVLLLSFIFLLNGAK from the coding sequence ATGACTTTATTTTGCATTTCACTATTTTTCCCGCTTCTTAGTTTTATCGTTTCTGGACTTTTTTCACATAGTAGTAAAAATTTTTTACTTGGTATCTTTTGCTCACTTTTAATGATAATTAGCACAACCGCTTCACTCATGCTAACAGCTAGCCTTGGCATAGATGAACCGCTAAATTTATCACTAAAAGAATTTATAAATTTTGGCGGTCTGGGTTTAAATTTTGGCTTCTATCTTGACGCCATTAGCCTTGTTATGCTTAGCACTGTTGGCGTGGTCGCAAGCATCGTGCATATCTACTCAGTTGGCTATATGAAAGATGATGCGAGCTTTAACCGCTTTTTTAGTTATCTTGGGCTCTTTGTCTTTTGTATGAACGTCCTTGTCTCAAGCGATAACTTTATAGGGCTCTTTATCGGCTGGGAGGGTGTTGGACTTTGCTCTTGGCTACTCATTGGCTTTTGGTATAAAAAGCCTAGTGCAAACGTCGCTGCAAACGAAGCATTTATAATGAATAGGGTTGCTGATCTGGCCATGCTTATTGGTATTTTTTATATATTTTATAGCTTTGGCTCACTTAAATTTAGTGAGGTTTTTAACGCTAGAAGCGACTTTTCTGGGCTAAATTTAGGCATCATTGCAACACTTCTTTTTATAGGCGCCATGGGTAAAAGCGCTCAGTTTCCATTTCACACCTGGCTTGCAAACGCCATGGAGGGGCCAACTCCGGTCTCTGCACTCATTCACGCAGCGACCATGGTAACAGCTGGCGTCTATCTAGTCATACGTGCAAATTTTATCTTTATAAACGCGCCTGAAATGTCGCACTTTATCGCTTACCTTGGCACATTTGTAGCGATATTTGCAGCTAGCATTGCGCTTGTGCATAACGACCTTAAAAAGATTATCGCCTACTCGACACTTTCGCAGCTTGGATATATGTTTGTAGCAGCTGGACTTGGCGCTTATAAGATCGCACTTTTTCACCTTGTCACGCACGCATTTTTCAAGTCGCTTCTATTTTTATGCGCTGGCAACGTTATGCACGCGATGAATGACGAGCTAAATATCAAAAAAATGGGCGGACTTTATAAATTTATGAAGCCAACTGCGCTCCTTTCTATCATCGCAAGCTGCGCGCTGGCAGGATTTTATCCATTTGCTGGCTTTTTCTCTAAAGATAAAATTTTAGAGGTTGCCTTTAGTGAAAATAAATTTTTATGGATCATTTTACTCTTTGGTGCGGTGCTTACGGCATTTTATAGCTTTAGGCTTGTTATGCTCGTCTTTTTTACAAAGCCAAAGAGCGAGAAACACGTGCATGAAGCTAAAAACTATATGCTAGCTGGCATGGGCGTACTTGGAATTCTCTCAGTCATAAGTGGCTTTTTTTGGAGCAACTTTAGTGAGTTTTTAGAAAAAAGTTTAAAAGATTTTCCACTAAATTTATCTCACGGTAGTGAAATTTTCTTGCTCGTTTTAACACTTAGCCTAGTGCTAGCAAGTGCTGGCTTTGCTATATTTGCCTATAAAAGAGAAATTTTTAAAGAGAATATTTGCGAGAGCAGAGCTTATAAGATTTTACAAAATGCCTACTTTATCCCAAAATTTTATGAGAAATTTTTTATAAATGGCTACGCTTTTATCTCTCAAATTTGTAAGAAATTTGACGAGATAATAATCGATCGTAGTGTCGATCTAGTCGCAATGGTGCTAAATAAATTTGCATATCTTGCAAATAAAATGCAAAGTGGCGATCTAAGCATCATGCTTAGGTTTATGGTCGCAGGATTTGTCTTGCTTTTAAGCTTTATATTTTTATTAAACGGAGCCAAATAA
- a CDS encoding tetratricopeptide repeat protein codes for MKKLLIILFFPLYLTAFNLSLNSGANGDKPYSVLQLSDEQAFECVEQILAYDTKRYVCMLDDEILPKIEDTTLPLMDIKYKKQDGKLFIVIMPKAPSKLLNIKTELYNSQNVQDSPKTTISKHFSIIIDTSLSENSKRKSGLNFKPDFKDMLNPSIGALDLNKAPIAGLDSNDIDIYINIKRAYEKGAYENVVKDTQTAIKRHPNSLFSSEFLLFRLRALDKIFETKNEFEEIEPKDIVSEGRAWIRKFPSDENYPEVLYLIARAYLKDSIASDAKYMLDILNEEHANSKFTKLAALDYADYLYKIGRQKEALKDYEKVLYSTNDIDLASRAALSLADANIDKEKFDEAKKFILKIANANEKFFMNNPTKSMNLATTFASKDMPDVAAKIYEILINNSDRTKDFYEVALKNLALNLAKTKDEKKAYEYLNRYETEFKYGNYIDEVTKAKDGLFFEEKDKNATALHARYKELIEKYAGTNISQKALISELELDIKERKFSDALSYKTMAKDENLSKAMELINEAALELTKEYFIKDDCTAVINLLENYDINKISLPQFKLFNCYYRTARYNDALELAKAHAKDENLEDRVEWLVNLSKILYKNKDYEHAIIAANDALSLGSSVEYSDPTPSLFDRFYSLLALKRFTEAISTISAIEQLRGQDFKIIEAYTAISDYAMKSNDYTIATTYAKKALELQTKAKINTFSPKINFNYSEASLKTDNLDEALDETKFILNMKLEPEDRLHALNLISEIYIRQKQFKLARPYLNECSDSNFVSPYKDACKAKLDMIGKN; via the coding sequence ATGAAAAAGCTCTTAATTATTTTATTTTTTCCGCTTTATCTAACCGCTTTTAATCTTAGCCTAAATAGCGGCGCAAATGGTGATAAACCTTATAGCGTTCTTCAGCTAAGCGATGAGCAAGCATTTGAATGCGTGGAGCAAATTTTAGCTTACGACACCAAACGCTATGTCTGCATGCTTGATGATGAAATTTTGCCCAAAATTGAAGATACGACACTGCCATTAATGGATATAAAATATAAAAAGCAAGATGGCAAGCTTTTTATCGTCATAATGCCAAAAGCACCATCAAAACTGCTAAATATAAAAACTGAGCTTTATAACAGCCAAAACGTGCAAGATAGCCCAAAAACAACCATTTCAAAACACTTTAGCATAATTATAGATACTTCGCTCAGTGAAAATAGTAAGAGAAAGTCTGGGCTAAATTTTAAACCTGATTTTAAAGATATGCTAAATCCTAGTATCGGAGCGCTCGATCTTAACAAAGCGCCTATCGCTGGGCTTGATAGCAACGACATAGACATCTACATAAATATAAAAAGAGCTTACGAAAAGGGCGCTTATGAAAATGTAGTAAAAGATACTCAAACAGCGATAAAGAGGCATCCAAATAGCCTTTTTTCAAGTGAATTTTTACTATTTCGTCTAAGGGCTCTTGATAAAATTTTTGAGACAAAAAATGAGTTTGAAGAGATCGAGCCAAAAGATATCGTAAGTGAAGGTAGGGCTTGGATCAGAAAATTCCCATCTGATGAAAACTATCCAGAGGTGCTATATCTAATCGCTAGAGCCTACCTAAAAGATAGCATCGCAAGTGATGCAAAATATATGCTTGATATTTTAAACGAAGAGCATGCAAACTCAAAATTTACGAAACTTGCAGCGCTTGATTACGCTGATTATCTCTATAAAATAGGCAGACAAAAAGAGGCGCTAAAAGACTATGAAAAAGTGCTTTACTCCACAAACGACATCGACCTTGCAAGTAGAGCGGCACTAAGCCTAGCTGATGCAAATATCGATAAAGAAAAATTTGATGAAGCAAAGAAATTTATACTAAAAATCGCAAATGCGAATGAAAAATTTTTTATGAATAACCCAACAAAGTCGATGAATCTTGCAACTACATTTGCAAGTAAAGATATGCCTGATGTGGCTGCTAAAATTTATGAAATTTTGATAAATAATAGCGATAGGACGAAAGATTTTTATGAAGTTGCTTTAAAAAATTTAGCACTAAATCTAGCCAAAACAAAAGATGAAAAAAAAGCATACGAATACTTAAATAGATATGAGACAGAGTTTAAATATGGTAATTATATCGATGAAGTCACCAAGGCAAAAGATGGGTTATTCTTTGAAGAAAAAGATAAAAATGCTACTGCACTTCATGCTAGATATAAAGAGTTAATTGAAAAATATGCTGGGACAAATATTAGTCAAAAGGCTCTAATAAGCGAGCTTGAGCTGGATATTAAAGAGCGTAAATTCTCCGATGCACTATCTTACAAAACCATGGCAAAAGATGAAAATTTGAGTAAGGCAATGGAGCTGATAAATGAGGCTGCGCTAGAGCTTACAAAAGAGTATTTTATAAAAGATGATTGCACGGCTGTTATAAATTTACTTGAAAACTACGATATAAACAAAATCTCATTACCGCAATTTAAGCTCTTTAACTGCTATTACAGAACGGCCCGCTACAACGATGCACTTGAGCTGGCAAAAGCTCATGCAAAGGATGAAAATTTAGAAGATAGAGTCGAATGGCTGGTAAATTTGAGCAAAATTTTATATAAAAACAAAGACTATGAGCATGCGATCATTGCCGCAAATGACGCGCTTTCACTTGGCTCATCAGTCGAATACTCAGATCCAACACCATCTCTTTTTGACAGGTTTTACTCATTGCTTGCATTAAAACGCTTTACGGAGGCGATCTCAACCATTAGCGCTATTGAGCAGCTAAGAGGCCAAGACTTTAAGATTATCGAAGCATATACAGCTATAAGCGACTATGCGATGAAAAGTAATGACTACACCATAGCTACAACGTATGCCAAAAAAGCTCTTGAACTACAAACAAAAGCCAAGATAAATACATTTTCACCAAAGATAAATTTTAACTATTCAGAAGCTTCACTAAAGACAGATAACCTAGATGAGGCGCTTGACGAGACGAAATTTATACTAAATATGAAGCTTGAGCCAGAAGATCGCTTACATGCTTTAAATCTGATAAGCGAAATCTATATAAGGCAAAAACAGTTTAAGTTGGCTAGACCTTATTTAAATGAGTGCTCTGATTCAAATTTTGTAAGCCCGTATAAAGATGCTTGCAAAGCTAAGCTTGACATGATAGGCAAAAACTAA
- the nuoH gene encoding NADH-quinone oxidoreductase subunit NuoH produces the protein MSETLFFVLSTIVKAVVILAVMASLAGLATYAERKVLAYMQRRVGPDMVGPAGILQIVADMIKLFTKEDIVPANTNKFIFLIAPLISAIAAFAALAPVPFLPEFEIFGHTLRPILSDINVGILYIAGVASVCVFSPLAAGLASYNKFALISAARAVVSLLSFEIVAGMALLSVVMVTSSLSLVDINNYQKGIFGWLIFKQPLAFLLFLIASFVECNRTPFCLTENETEIVAGYGTEYSGMRWAMFFIGEYTNMIAASIIITILFLGGFNEFLFIPGALMIILKSSIVFFFFLWVRASWAHLRVDQLSAFCWKILLPLGILNIVITGFMLLI, from the coding sequence ATGAGTGAAACACTATTTTTTGTGCTAAGCACTATCGTTAAAGCAGTCGTCATCTTAGCCGTCATGGCAAGCCTTGCAGGACTAGCAACTTACGCTGAGAGAAAGGTATTAGCCTACATGCAGCGCCGCGTAGGACCTGATATGGTGGGACCTGCTGGAATTTTACAGATAGTAGCTGACATGATAAAACTCTTTACAAAAGAGGACATCGTACCAGCAAATACGAATAAATTTATCTTTTTAATAGCTCCACTAATATCAGCTATTGCTGCATTTGCAGCACTTGCACCTGTGCCGTTTTTGCCTGAGTTTGAAATTTTTGGACATACATTACGTCCGATTCTCTCAGATATAAATGTTGGTATTTTATACATCGCTGGTGTTGCTTCGGTTTGCGTCTTCTCTCCACTTGCAGCAGGTCTTGCTAGCTATAATAAATTTGCACTAATTAGCGCAGCTCGCGCAGTAGTCTCACTTCTTAGTTTCGAAATAGTCGCTGGCATGGCTCTTTTAAGCGTCGTAATGGTAACTAGCTCACTCTCACTTGTGGATATAAACAACTATCAAAAAGGAATTTTTGGCTGGCTTATATTCAAGCAGCCCCTTGCCTTTTTACTCTTTTTAATAGCAAGCTTCGTGGAGTGCAACAGAACTCCATTTTGCTTAACAGAAAACGAAACAGAGATAGTAGCAGGCTATGGCACCGAGTATAGCGGCATGAGATGGGCGATGTTTTTCATCGGCGAATACACAAATATGATCGCTGCTAGCATCATCATTACGATTTTATTTTTAGGCGGATTTAACGAATTTTTATTTATCCCAGGTGCTTTGATGATCATCTTAAAATCAAGCATTGTCTTTTTCTTTTTTCTTTGGGTAAGGGCTTCATGGGCACATTTAAGAGTTGATCAGTTAAGTGCATTTTGCTGGAAAATTTTGCTTCCGCTTGGAATTTTAAATATCGTAATCACTGGCTTTATGCTACTAATCTAA
- the nuoI gene encoding NADH-quinone oxidoreductase subunit NuoI, producing the protein MSEKKYILIDEKLKPKSAFDKFKHFIAITFKPDLLIGLKVTIKQMLFSKSHTLKYPMQKMELNARYRGIHKLLKFVESENERCIGCGLCEKICVSNCISMKTSLGEDGRKKVASYSINLSRCVYCGFCADVCPELAIVCGQEYEVASESRIIFGTKDEFLTKDKFLKDQSEFEGYGALPKNADSLIKKTPNAFISENENETKSDE; encoded by the coding sequence ATGAGTGAGAAAAAATATATTTTAATAGATGAAAAGTTAAAGCCAAAGAGTGCGTTTGATAAATTTAAGCACTTCATCGCTATCACATTTAAGCCTGATCTTTTGATCGGACTAAAAGTCACGATAAAGCAGATGCTCTTTAGCAAGTCACATACTTTAAAATACCCTATGCAAAAGATGGAGCTAAATGCTAGATATAGGGGCATTCACAAGCTTTTAAAATTTGTTGAAAGTGAAAATGAACGTTGCATTGGATGCGGGCTATGTGAGAAAATTTGCGTTAGCAACTGCATTTCGATGAAAACTTCACTTGGCGAAGATGGCCGCAAAAAGGTCGCAAGCTACTCGATAAATTTAAGTAGATGCGTGTATTGTGGATTTTGCGCTGATGTTTGCCCTGAGCTTGCGATAGTCTGCGGGCAAGAGTACGAAGTTGCTAGCGAGAGCAGGATTATATTTGGCACAAAAGATGAGTTTTTGACAAAAGATAAATTTTTAAAAGATCAAAGCGAGTTTGAAGGATACGGAGCGCTTCCTAAAAATGCTGATAGCTTAATCAAAAAGACACCAAATGCATTTATAAGCGAAAATGAAAATGAGACAAAAAGTGATGAGTAG
- the nuoN gene encoding NADH-quinone oxidoreductase subunit NuoN, giving the protein MNEIAFLDLKEISLSSVAPMLSMIIFALFILIVGTIKKDLSRNFYCVFCIIAIFVNLGLILDFNGLSLSFWDMLLVDGISVISQVIILIASALFIPLALSTKEYFEYKIYEYYALFLFMIAGFLFMVSSNNLLIIFLGLEISSLCLYTLIALHNKAKSVEAAIKYFAMGSLSAGFLAMAIAMFYLATNSIDIARIGVVIKDLSLNQNLIILLGCVFIASAIGFKLSLIPFHTWIPDVYEGSNAPLAGYMSIVPKVAAFIVALRIFAMLEGSQISWIKDMLYIIAVLTMSLANIMALVQKDVKRMLAFSSIAHAGIVLCALVANSHEANVALFFYWIMFLFANLGAFSMLWVARCDDVVCWDKRFKHPFEKFSGLIKILPSYAVIMGIFMIALAGIPPFSVFWGKMVLISSLIKSDYVVLSVIIMINSAIAIYYYLKLIVFMFLKEPIVKDKNLYTANISMALKVIVGIAVAGTAFSFLFSGAILEFIEHFVFASGF; this is encoded by the coding sequence ATGAACGAAATAGCCTTTTTAGATCTAAAAGAAATTTCTTTATCTTCGGTTGCTCCGATGCTTAGTATGATAATCTTTGCGCTTTTTATCTTAATCGTTGGCACCATAAAAAAAGACCTTTCAAGAAATTTCTACTGCGTATTTTGTATCATCGCAATATTTGTAAATTTGGGTCTAATACTTGATTTTAACGGTCTTAGCCTTAGCTTTTGGGATATGCTTTTAGTCGATGGCATTTCGGTCATCTCTCAAGTCATCATCCTAATCGCCTCAGCCCTTTTTATCCCACTCGCACTTAGTACAAAAGAGTATTTTGAGTACAAAATTTATGAGTATTACGCTCTATTTTTGTTTATGATCGCTGGATTTTTATTTATGGTGAGCTCAAATAACTTACTCATCATCTTTTTAGGCCTTGAGATCAGCTCGCTTTGCCTCTACACCCTAATCGCCCTTCATAATAAGGCAAAAAGCGTAGAAGCTGCCATTAAATACTTTGCTATGGGCTCGCTCTCGGCTGGCTTTTTGGCGATGGCGATAGCGATGTTTTATCTAGCTACAAACTCAATAGATATCGCTCGTATCGGCGTTGTCATAAAAGATCTTAGCCTAAATCAAAACTTAATCATCTTACTTGGCTGCGTTTTCATCGCCTCTGCCATTGGCTTTAAGCTCTCACTCATACCTTTTCACACATGGATACCAGACGTTTACGAGGGCTCAAATGCCCCACTTGCTGGCTATATGTCGATCGTACCAAAGGTGGCAGCTTTTATCGTCGCGTTAAGAATTTTTGCGATGCTTGAAGGCTCACAAATTTCATGGATAAAAGATATGCTCTACATCATCGCCGTGCTTACGATGAGCCTTGCAAACATCATGGCGCTAGTTCAAAAAGACGTAAAAAGGATGCTCGCCTTTAGCTCCATAGCTCACGCTGGTATCGTGCTTTGCGCGCTTGTGGCAAATTCTCACGAGGCAAATGTCGCCTTGTTTTTCTACTGGATCATGTTTTTGTTTGCAAATTTGGGCGCATTTTCTATGCTCTGGGTGGCAAGGTGCGACGATGTGGTCTGCTGGGACAAGCGCTTTAAGCACCCATTTGAGAAATTTTCAGGGCTTATAAAAATTTTACCAAGCTACGCTGTGATAATGGGAATTTTTATGATCGCCCTTGCTGGCATTCCGCCTTTTAGCGTCTTTTGGGGCAAGATGGTGCTTATCTCATCGCTCATAAAGTCTGATTACGTCGTGCTTAGCGTTATAATCATGATAAATTCTGCCATTGCGATTTATTACTATTTAAAGCTAATCGTCTTTATGTTTTTAAAAGAGCCGATCGTAAAAGATAAAAATCTCTACACTGCAAATATCTCTATGGCGCTAAAAGTAATTGTTGGCATTGCAGTAGCTGGAACGGCCTTTTCGTTTTTATTTTCTGGAGCGATTTTGGAATTTATTGAGCATTTTGTCTTTGCTTCAGGATTTTAG
- the nuoK gene encoding NADH-quinone oxidoreductase subunit NuoK, protein MIGLTHYLILASLVFVIGLIGIMRRRNLIMLFFSSEILLNSANIALAAISKYHFDLTGQIVAFFIVAIAASEVAVGLGLLVLWYKKTGSISLDSMTNMKG, encoded by the coding sequence ATGATAGGGCTTACTCACTACCTCATCCTTGCAAGTCTGGTCTTTGTCATAGGGCTAATTGGCATAATGCGAAGAAGAAATTTGATCATGCTATTTTTCTCAAGTGAAATTTTACTAAACTCGGCAAATATCGCACTTGCTGCCATTTCAAAATACCACTTTGATCTAACCGGGCAAATAGTTGCATTTTTTATAGTTGCTATCGCTGCTAGCGAGGTCGCTGTGGGGCTTGGCCTGCTCGTGCTTTGGTATAAAAAGACTGGCAGCATTAGCCTAGATTCGATGACAAATATGAAAGGCTAA
- a CDS encoding TerC family protein produces MFEWFSSPEAWISLLTLTGLEIVLGIDNIIFIAILVGKLPPEQRGSGRIVGLGLAMVTRILLLLSLFWIMKLTKPLFTIAEFSISGRDLVLILGGLFLLVKSTLEIHSSVSGESEEYKNSKKSHANFLIIVSEIAVLDIVFSLDSVITAVGMAEHIEIMIIAVILAVGVMMIASKGISNFVDNNPTIKILALAFLVLVGMTLVAEGLRFHIPKGYIYFAMAFSLAVESINIYAKKKVLAK; encoded by the coding sequence ATGTTTGAATGGTTTAGTTCGCCAGAAGCGTGGATATCGCTACTTACGTTAACTGGCTTAGAGATAGTTTTAGGCATAGATAACATTATATTTATCGCTATTTTGGTAGGTAAGTTACCTCCAGAGCAGCGCGGCAGTGGTAGGATTGTTGGCTTAGGGCTAGCTATGGTGACTAGAATTTTACTTTTACTTTCATTGTTTTGGATCATGAAGCTAACAAAGCCACTCTTTACTATCGCAGAATTTAGCATAAGCGGCCGAGATTTGGTGCTTATACTAGGCGGTCTATTTTTACTTGTAAAATCAACCCTTGAAATACATTCTAGTGTTTCTGGTGAAAGCGAAGAGTATAAAAATAGCAAAAAATCACATGCAAATTTCTTGATTATCGTAAGCGAGATAGCTGTTTTGGATATTGTTTTTTCACTTGATAGTGTTATCACAGCTGTCGGAATGGCTGAGCATATAGAGATAATGATCATAGCTGTTATTTTAGCAGTTGGCGTAATGATGATAGCGTCAAAAGGTATTTCTAATTTCGTAGATAATAACCCGACTATAAAAATTTTAGCACTTGCATTTTTGGTGCTTGTGGGCATGACGCTCGTTGCTGAAGGATTAAGATTTCATATTCCAAAGGGGTATATCTATTTTGCGATGGCATTTTCATTGGCAGTGGAAAGTATAAATATTTATGCTAAAAAGAAAGTGTTAGCTAAATAA